A genomic segment from Ignavibacteriota bacterium encodes:
- the rodA gene encoding rod shape-determining protein RodA encodes MLNYLQRHFDLQIGISSLLLTIIGLVSVYSATYDARASDIFFKQLAWSGAGTVVLIAMALFPYRLLQTISIPAWLFSLLLLVIVLLLGKTVSGSTSWFNLGSFRIQPSEFAKITTVLALASYLSRSDVSLRNPRDLFLAGGIVLAPVALIMMQPDFGTAVIYGGMAFAVMYWGGASQFTLLSVVAPAAAAVGALFGTTPFLIVVAVMGVLIYLTKEHRLVAAVVFSFMVLVGISVQFIYDGMKPYQQRRIDTFLDPGADPLGAGYNILQSKVAIGSGGVFGKGYLHGSQTQLNFIPEQWTDFIFCVPGEEFGFIGAATVLVLFAVFLMRGVTLASKVKSKYASYVAIGLTATIATHVFINIGMALGLFPVIGVPLPFLSYGGSSLLSNAAMVGILMNLYTNRKEY; translated from the coding sequence ATGCTCAATTATCTTCAGCGCCATTTCGACCTCCAGATAGGCATCTCGTCGCTCCTGCTCACGATCATCGGGCTCGTCTCGGTGTACAGCGCCACCTATGATGCGCGCGCGTCGGATATCTTCTTCAAGCAGCTCGCCTGGTCGGGTGCCGGCACGGTCGTGCTCATCGCCATGGCGCTCTTCCCGTACCGTTTGCTGCAGACCATCTCCATACCGGCCTGGCTCTTCTCTCTTCTCCTGCTGGTGATCGTCCTCCTCCTCGGCAAGACCGTGTCCGGGTCGACGAGCTGGTTCAATCTCGGATCGTTCCGCATCCAGCCATCGGAGTTCGCCAAGATCACCACCGTGCTGGCACTGGCGTCGTACCTGTCGCGCAGCGATGTCAGCCTGCGGAACCCGCGCGACCTGTTCCTTGCCGGTGGCATCGTGCTCGCCCCGGTGGCGCTGATCATGATGCAGCCCGATTTCGGCACCGCCGTCATCTACGGCGGCATGGCATTCGCTGTCATGTACTGGGGCGGTGCATCACAGTTCACCCTTCTTTCCGTCGTAGCCCCGGCGGCAGCGGCAGTGGGCGCGCTGTTCGGCACGACGCCCTTCCTGATCGTGGTCGCGGTGATGGGCGTGCTCATCTATCTTACGAAGGAACACCGGCTCGTCGCCGCCGTCGTCTTCTCGTTCATGGTCCTGGTGGGGATCTCGGTCCAGTTCATCTACGACGGCATGAAGCCGTATCAGCAGAGGCGTATCGACACGTTCCTCGATCCGGGGGCCGATCCCCTCGGCGCGGGATACAACATCCTGCAATCCAAAGTGGCCATCGGCTCGGGCGGGGTGTTCGGCAAGGGCTACCTGCACGGCTCCCAGACGCAGTTGAACTTCATCCCGGAGCAGTGGACGGACTTCATCTTCTGCGTGCCCGGCGAGGAATTCGGGTTCATCGGCGCGGCCACGGTGCTGGTACTCTTCGCGGTCTTCCTGATGCGCGGGGTGACGCTGGCCTCGAAGGTGAAAAGCAAGTACGCAAGTTACGTGGCGATCGGGCTGACCGCCACCATTGCCACGCACGTGTTCATCAACATCGGCATGGCCCTCGGCCTCTTTCCCGTCATCGGGGTCCCTCTCCCCTTCCTGAGTTACGGAGGATCGTCCCTGCTCTCGAATGCAGCAATGGTCGGCATCCTGATGAACCTGTACACCAACCGCAAAGAGTACTGA
- a CDS encoding AAA family ATPase produces the protein MKTTPATRTRHPLELPASSLRWRCTTAAIGVEKVDDVTPLHDIIGQDRALQALALGLDIKHNGYNVFVTGFSGTGRTTTIRRLLKEIEQRPAELTDKCYVHNFRDPDSPVLITLPAGKGRDFKKDMSTMLTELTKAIPSVFESRRYAEQRKSTLEHFQNRQRSVLRDFEKKVKERGFEVVQMQAGGGNRPEIAPLIDGAPSSMDQLAARVEAGDMSADELKLMEVRQGELEKQMDLVMREMRNIERKAKKSLDDLNHRIIVPVVEEMMEELRNRYTMPRVQDYLTDAQRDILDNLHRFQQRDDPSHHSLIPGEPAEEETFMEYEVNVIVDNAETTGTPVIFEANPRFKNLFGTIERVVDRNGVWRSDFTRVRAGSVAKADGGYLVINATDALTELGVWNMLKRVLRTRQMEIQSYENGFFGTSSALQPEAISINVKVVMIGDSHIYHLLFGLDEDFKKIFKVRADFDTEMANDAKSIGSYVSFIRSFCEKEGLLPLELGAAAEMVEYGARLAGRQQKLSTRFSLLADVLREASHWASKDRAERVSDVHVRRAIDERTRRVNMVEDKIQEMIEDGSIMIDTGTAVVGQINGLSVYQLAEHEFGRPSRITAKTMMGRAGIINIEREAAMSGPIHNKGVYILSGYLGWKYAQDKPLVLSASLAFEQSYSGVDGDSASSAEIYVLLSSLADVPLRQDLAVTGSVNQHGEIQPIGGVNHKIEGFFDVCAARGLTGSQGVLIPVQNVQDLMLRHDVVAAVEAGRFHIYAVTTIDEGIALLTGRKAGSRKGRGRYTPGSMHALVDKRLTEYARKNKTFGQ, from the coding sequence ATGAAAACAACACCCGCGACCCGCACACGCCATCCCCTCGAACTCCCGGCGTCGTCGCTCCGCTGGCGGTGCACCACTGCCGCCATCGGGGTGGAGAAGGTCGACGATGTGACGCCGCTCCACGACATCATCGGCCAGGACCGCGCGCTCCAGGCGCTGGCACTCGGGCTGGACATCAAGCACAACGGTTACAACGTCTTCGTCACGGGGTTCTCGGGCACCGGGCGCACGACGACCATCAGGCGCCTGCTCAAGGAGATCGAGCAGCGTCCGGCGGAACTGACGGACAAGTGCTACGTGCACAACTTCCGCGATCCGGATTCACCGGTGCTCATCACCCTCCCCGCCGGCAAAGGGCGCGACTTCAAAAAGGACATGAGCACGATGCTCACCGAGCTCACGAAGGCGATCCCGTCCGTCTTCGAAAGCCGTCGCTACGCCGAACAGCGGAAGAGCACCCTCGAACATTTCCAGAACCGTCAGCGCAGCGTCCTGCGCGATTTCGAGAAGAAGGTCAAGGAACGGGGCTTCGAAGTGGTGCAGATGCAGGCCGGCGGCGGCAACCGCCCGGAGATCGCCCCGCTCATCGACGGCGCGCCTTCCTCCATGGACCAGCTTGCGGCCCGTGTGGAGGCGGGCGACATGTCCGCCGACGAGCTGAAGCTCATGGAGGTGCGGCAGGGCGAGCTCGAGAAACAGATGGACCTCGTGATGCGCGAGATGCGCAACATCGAGCGCAAGGCGAAGAAGTCCCTGGACGACCTCAACCACCGCATCATCGTCCCGGTCGTGGAAGAGATGATGGAGGAACTCCGCAACCGCTACACGATGCCGCGGGTGCAGGACTATCTGACCGATGCACAGCGGGACATCCTCGACAACCTCCACCGGTTCCAGCAGCGCGATGACCCTTCCCATCATTCGCTCATACCGGGGGAACCGGCCGAGGAAGAGACGTTCATGGAGTATGAAGTGAACGTCATCGTGGACAATGCCGAAACCACCGGCACCCCGGTGATCTTCGAGGCCAATCCGCGCTTCAAGAACCTGTTCGGTACTATCGAACGCGTCGTGGACCGCAACGGTGTCTGGCGCTCGGATTTCACGAGGGTACGCGCGGGATCGGTGGCCAAGGCCGACGGCGGGTATCTCGTGATCAATGCAACGGACGCCCTCACGGAGCTTGGCGTATGGAACATGCTGAAGCGCGTGCTCCGCACCCGTCAGATGGAGATCCAGTCGTACGAGAACGGCTTCTTCGGGACAAGCTCTGCCCTGCAGCCGGAAGCCATCAGCATCAATGTGAAGGTCGTGATGATCGGCGACTCGCACATCTACCATCTGCTGTTCGGTCTCGATGAGGACTTCAAGAAGATCTTCAAGGTCCGCGCCGACTTCGACACCGAGATGGCGAACGACGCCAAGTCCATCGGTTCGTATGTCTCCTTCATCCGCTCCTTCTGTGAAAAGGAGGGACTCCTCCCGCTCGAGCTCGGCGCCGCCGCGGAGATGGTGGAGTACGGTGCACGGCTCGCCGGACGCCAGCAGAAACTCTCCACCCGCTTCAGCCTCCTTGCCGACGTGCTCCGCGAGGCGAGCCACTGGGCCTCCAAAGACAGGGCAGAGCGCGTGTCGGATGTGCATGTGCGCCGGGCGATCGACGAGCGTACGCGCCGTGTGAACATGGTCGAGGACAAGATCCAGGAGATGATCGAGGACGGTTCGATCATGATCGACACCGGTACGGCGGTGGTCGGACAGATCAACGGCCTCTCGGTGTATCAGCTTGCCGAACACGAATTCGGCCGCCCGTCCCGTATCACGGCAAAGACCATGATGGGCCGTGCGGGCATCATCAATATAGAGCGCGAAGCCGCCATGAGCGGCCCGATCCACAACAAGGGCGTGTATATCCTGAGCGGCTATCTCGGCTGGAAGTACGCGCAGGATAAGCCGCTCGTGCTGAGTGCCAGCCTCGCGTTCGAGCAGTCGTATTCCGGGGTCGACGGCGACAGCGCGTCCTCCGCGGAGATCTATGTGCTCCTCTCGAGCCTTGCGGATGTGCCGTTGCGCCAGGACCTTGCCGTCACCGGATCGGTGAACCAGCATGGCGAGATCCAGCCCATCGGCGGCGTCAATCATAAGATCGAGGGGTTCTTCGATGTCTGCGCCGCGCGCGGGCTGACCGGCAGCCAGGGCGTCCTCATTCCGGTGCAGAACGTCCAGGACCTCATGCTGCGCCACGACGTCGTTGCGGCGGTGGAGGCGGGACGCTTCCACATCTATGCGGTGACGACCATTGACGAGGGGATCGCATTGCTGACCGGCCGCAAGGCGGGGAGCCGCAAAGGCCGCGGCAGATACACGCCGGGAAGCATGCACGCACTCGTGGACAAGCGCCTCACGGAATACGCACGGAAGAACAAGACATTCGGTCAATGA
- a CDS encoding aspartate aminotransferase family protein, whose amino-acid sequence MTPEEFRTYGHEIVDWMADYMAGVEKLPVKPDIPPRAIIDQLPAAPPEAPEPFPRIFDDFRSIILPGMTHWQHPSFFAYFPANSSPPSVLGEMLTATLGAQCMSWATSPAATELEQRVMEWLRSMIGLPPTFTGVIQDTASTATLCAILTAREQRSGYAVNERGFAPDMRYTVYCSSEAHSSVEKAVKIAGIGREYLRKIQVDGAYAMDPSALDAAITADIRQGLTPLCVVAAIGTTGSTALDPVPAIADICRRHRVWLHCDAAFAGNALILPECRWIAEGIDAADSVVFNPHKWMLTNFDCSAYFVRDPGALVRTFEILPEYLKTPEGDRVNNYRDWGIQLGRRFRALKLWFVIRSYGVSGLQAVLRNHIAMAQKLADTMRATPDFELLAPVPLNVICFRYAPPSVTDPVALDALNTRLHALLNADGTMFLTHTKLAGRYTLRLVIGQTNVRHR is encoded by the coding sequence ATGACGCCGGAAGAGTTCCGCACATACGGACATGAGATCGTCGACTGGATGGCGGACTACATGGCGGGGGTGGAGAAGCTGCCCGTCAAGCCGGACATCCCGCCGCGCGCGATCATCGACCAGCTCCCGGCAGCTCCTCCGGAGGCACCCGAACCGTTCCCCCGGATCTTCGACGACTTCCGTTCGATCATCCTTCCGGGGATGACGCACTGGCAGCATCCGTCGTTCTTCGCGTACTTCCCTGCCAACAGCAGTCCGCCGTCGGTCCTCGGCGAGATGCTCACCGCCACACTCGGGGCGCAGTGCATGAGCTGGGCCACATCGCCCGCCGCCACAGAACTCGAGCAGCGCGTGATGGAGTGGCTGCGGTCCATGATCGGACTTCCACCGACCTTCACCGGGGTCATCCAGGATACGGCATCGACCGCCACGTTGTGCGCCATTCTCACGGCACGCGAGCAGCGATCGGGATATGCGGTCAATGAGCGCGGCTTTGCTCCGGACATGCGGTACACCGTCTATTGTTCGTCCGAAGCCCACTCCTCGGTCGAAAAGGCCGTCAAGATCGCCGGCATCGGACGGGAATACCTCCGGAAGATCCAGGTGGATGGTGCGTACGCGATGGATCCTTCCGCGCTGGACGCCGCCATAACCGCGGACATCAGGCAGGGCCTCACGCCGCTCTGTGTCGTTGCTGCCATCGGCACCACCGGCTCCACAGCGCTCGATCCGGTACCCGCCATCGCGGATATCTGCCGGAGGCACAGGGTGTGGCTGCATTGCGACGCAGCGTTCGCGGGCAACGCACTCATCCTCCCCGAGTGCCGGTGGATCGCGGAAGGCATCGACGCAGCGGATTCCGTCGTGTTCAATCCGCACAAGTGGATGCTCACGAACTTCGATTGTTCGGCGTACTTCGTGCGTGATCCGGGCGCGCTTGTGCGGACGTTCGAGATCCTGCCGGAGTATCTGAAGACCCCCGAAGGCGACCGCGTGAACAATTATCGTGACTGGGGGATCCAGCTCGGCAGGCGCTTCCGCGCGCTGAAGCTGTGGTTCGTGATACGGAGCTATGGCGTCTCCGGGCTGCAGGCGGTGTTGCGGAACCATATCGCCATGGCACAGAAGCTTGCGGACACCATGCGGGCGACGCCGGACTTCGAACTGCTTGCCCCCGTGCCGTTGAACGTGATCTGTTTCCGGTACGCGCCGCCGTCGGTAACGGACCCGGTGGCGCTTGACGCGCTGAATACGCGGCTGCACGCGCTGCTGAACGCGGACGGGACGATGTTCCTGACGCACACGAAGCTTGCGGGCCGGTACACGCTGCGCCTGGTGATCGGCCAGACGAACGTCCGCCATCGGTGA
- a CDS encoding dCTP deaminase → MILTDSQILAEMKRGTIVVEPFDPASLGSNSYDVHLGRTLATYRDEVLDARTHNKVDYIEIPDEGMILLPHRFYLGVTEEYTETHRHVPFLEGKSSIGRLGIDIHATAGKGDIGFCNTWTLEISVKMPVRVYAGMPIGQLIYFEVAGDVATLYRAKANAKYAARTDKPVESMMWKNFLPKEK, encoded by the coding sequence ATGATCCTGACCGATTCCCAGATCCTCGCAGAGATGAAGCGCGGCACCATCGTCGTCGAGCCCTTCGACCCCGCGAGCCTCGGCTCCAACTCGTACGACGTCCACCTCGGCAGGACCCTCGCCACATACCGCGACGAGGTGCTGGACGCCCGGACGCACAACAAGGTGGACTACATCGAGATCCCTGATGAGGGGATGATCCTCCTCCCCCACCGCTTCTATCTCGGCGTCACGGAGGAGTACACCGAAACGCACCGTCATGTCCCGTTCCTCGAGGGGAAGAGCAGCATCGGCAGGCTCGGCATCGACATCCACGCCACCGCGGGCAAAGGCGACATCGGCTTCTGCAACACCTGGACCCTCGAGATCTCGGTAAAGATGCCCGTGCGCGTGTATGCGGGGATGCCCATCGGCCAGCTCATCTATTTTGAAGTGGCGGGAGACGTCGCCACCCTGTACCGCGCCAAGGCCAACGCGAAGTATGCGGCCCGCACCGACAAACCGGTTGAATCCATGATGTGGAAGAACTTCCTGCCAAAGGAGAAATGA